In the genome of Nitrospira japonica, one region contains:
- a CDS encoding Lcl C-terminal domain-containing protein: protein MLKRFLGSMGIILACTMPSFAVPLESWDDKIPNGSQRFKVLSEFNDEAVLDKETQLVWERAPYSLSFIWKDARGSCPFKIIGGRRGWRLPSFVELMSLVDPTANASPLLPPGHPFSNIHAVPGDFYWSATTSADVTTDAWEVFFGQGTTGPGDKMQMHFVWCVRGPMNADQY from the coding sequence ATGCTAAAGCGCTTTCTCGGATCCATGGGAATCATTTTGGCTTGTACCATGCCCAGTTTCGCGGTCCCACTGGAAAGTTGGGACGACAAGATTCCGAACGGGAGTCAAAGGTTCAAAGTTTTATCAGAGTTCAATGACGAAGCGGTCTTGGACAAGGAAACTCAGCTGGTTTGGGAACGGGCTCCGTACTCACTTTCCTTTATCTGGAAAGATGCGAGAGGGTCTTGTCCATTCAAGATCATCGGTGGTCGACGAGGCTGGAGACTTCCGTCGTTTGTTGAGCTCATGAGTTTGGTCGACCCTACCGCCAATGCCAGCCCTCTCCTGCCACCTGGCCACCCATTCTCGAACATTCACGCGGTGCCAGGTGACTTCTATTGGTCAGCCACCACATCGGCTGATGTAACAACCGACGCATGGGAAGTCTTCTTCGGCCAAGGGACCACAGGCCCCGGTGACAAGATGCAGATGCATTTTGTTTGGTGTGTCCGTGGCCCCATGAATGCAGATCAGTACTAA